One window of the Podospora pseudopauciseta strain CBS 411.78 chromosome 4, whole genome shotgun sequence genome contains the following:
- a CDS encoding hypothetical protein (COG:M; antiSMASH:Cluster_3; EggNog:ENOG503P67D), with protein MSLDIHFSGEPGDASFDLVAVHGFFNTSSETWDLGSETEPWLKEQLTAKKRYGRLLFHRYDTGASAVKGLCGRGAIQKEAIMLLQKVAEQRKDQDPPRPLIFLALDFGGLIIKEAIIQASRHTLEFANISASTRLMSFVGTPHRWHNKQDLESKLASFLFAKRPTALTVEDINRLAKTVSSISEEFLQTRATIHSTLISVCSEAPDAYGIHQIFTSSFGIPMELRFSAQSVDAVQEVSVRDALIETLESRILGVINAPTPTNTLAWLNGAVVVQAPSPTPIMSVKTADSDHVPFSWLDDSPVFKEWMNHEGCKIMHIHGSSNVSVAASYAYQQARIHASTGGFTSGLTLYFRFDRHDCQRNTIKSMANLFLAQTIARFGTLPASAQFPSFEPPLFDKALTEKDVFFLLNSFRLDCNRPARTTWVLDRLDECEPASCNWFLNQLASIAARCELYFKVLITTASPKHVQTQLAAAGCESLSLDIASSQVGPGIKIPPVPASHHCPALEPYAPQLSDLLGACQPDQDLFRMVVDWLNLKASRWNTRAEMAEVVTALSPPSPRVLLGAVMQAVPTFLRPVARDILCWVRNAVRPLTPLELASALEFQGADLGCLNIELYIAKIFGPLLTTRHGEVHFTQPWVRELLSTLEKTTQWYAAASTADDHKEIAKACLRFLRLPETIKALSQRCGGARASGVLLTSRHDIVSYAVTFWPTHYRLGYLAADSSASAPEDLTSFLGDSKALRAWFSAHGYLLPPHQQPHSSYLSALPIVSHLGLETQVENMLPIHADLPTSLQELEDALCEASRMGHKNIVDLLLSRPWTLTLHGVVGAMEAAALAAEYELVEVLFAYAKNKHKDQATSHMYPHSILARLAWAGKGRLLESLMQGRPSGDPTSPTAPASKLLCAVATGQLGTIKTLLQHGEDANYQDETRLSRTPLHMACRSGYGDAVRALVADGAADIDGHNGQGQTALQKAINLGNIDATKALLDGGADIASVEAEIPRTDGSFPYPAFYMAACESSFQCITAVLERGANADATTDEYTPLCYAAVTGKLAWAKLLLAHGARVNGLGKWVPLCQATAKNTGKNMDMVKLLLEHGADINASGSADVATPLERASEANLLEVVEFLMAKGADIGLHGAGSTALSRAASKGHTKMVRYLLKAGSNPNEAHPAATSWKALHWAHHHPECLEVLLDSGADIDAMSKDGTAVYIASYNNHLESVKLLISRGANLELTCEFPDLWDSNCTALLGAAGKGNAEIVRALLDAGADITARSPRDETALHLAISHANSEATVRVLLEYTPDLNAQESFFQHTALHRLMLEATTHLSIAKILVTRGTSLEIRNKGGYTVLDYAIYWREYEVAKYLVRAKAKINTVGSTWGGPLHIACWRMNLDMIRFLVANGADANMIDNSRGVPLLIAMTEHQEGEDVTLEMKTAVVRYLIEEAKADVTVRGGMYFITVLNGACMQPDADLLQYILDQDTVDSDINTAGFNGCRPIHFATYQSLEHVSKVLARGADINACDKLGRTTLHTAVASGRPDVVEKILSLTGSRYINETDRDGWTPLMWAVRQCSHWGVKSDNQEEIVRLLLDHGASLWTTGRTCHEEGWSALKLARYYGASQEVILLLTPKQRHYLDDKGEPQVWDPQAHRSRRAKRQNGFCDLCLYTLWGSGYANGRLWLCAKCYTYQNEFFPELKDWKPANDGEEFDPDAPEEQEEEAEPAVGEIGEPSPGQVKQVQTTEADYWSDSDSD; from the exons ATGTCGTTGGATATTCATTTTTCTGGTGAACCTGGGGATGCCAGCTTTGA CCTAGTAGCTGTCCATGGATTCTTTAACACATCGAGCGAAACATGGGACCTTGGTTCGGAAACCGAACCATGGTTGAAGGAGCAGTTGACGGCCAAAAAACGCTATGGCCGCCTTCTATTTCATAGATATGACACTGGCGCCTCCGCAGTTAAAGGCCTCTGTGGTCGAGGCGCAATCCAGAAGGAGGCCATCATGCTGCTGCAGAAGGTTGCCGAACAACGAAAAGACCAGGACCCC CCTCGACCACTTATTTTTCTCGCCCTGGactttggggggttgatcaTTAAAGAG GCCATCATCCAAGCGAGCAGACACACGCTTGAGTTTGCAAATATCAGTGCTTCTACCCGTCTAATG TCTTTCGTTGGTACTCCGCACAGATGGCACAACAAACAAGACCTAGAATCAAAGCTGGCCAGCTTTCTATTTGCCAAGCGGCCTACAGCTCTAACTGTTGAGGACATCAATCGGCTGGCGAAGACTGTCTCATCCATCTCTGAAGAATTCCTACAAACAAGAGCAACCATCCACAGTACACTAATCAGTGTTTGTTCAGAAGCTCCTGACGCGTATGGG ATTCATCAGATCTTCACGTCGAGTTTTGGCATTCCCATGGAGTTGCGCTTCTCCGCCCAGTCAGTTGATGCGGTCCAGGAGGTGAGCGTGCGGGACGCTCTTATCGAGACTCTAGAATCGAGAATTCTTGGAGTGATCAACG CCCCGACTCCAACCAACACACTAGCTTGGCTGAACGGTGCTGTTGTCGTTCAGGCTCCGTCACCCACCCCAATTATGTCTGTAAAAACAGCCGACAGTGACCATGTGCCATTTTCATGGCTGGATGATAGCCCGGTTTTCAAGGAGTGGATGAACCACGAAGGATGTAAAATCATGCACATCCATGGCTCGTCCAATGTCTCAGTCGCCGCGTCTTATGCCTACCAACAAGCCCGAATACACGCGTCGACTGGAGGTTTTACAAGCGGTCTAACACTGTATTTCAGATTCGACCGCCACGATTGTCAAAGAAACACCATCAAGTCAATGGCGAACTTATTCCTCGCTCAGACTATTGCCCGGTTCGGCACCCTTCCAGCCTCCGCCCAGTTTCCAAGCTTTGAACCACCGCTGTTTGACAAGGCTCTTACGGAAAAAGatgtcttctttttgctcaACAGCTTTCGACTGGATTGCAACAGGCCAGCAAGGACGACATGGGTGCTCGACAGACTCGATGAGTGCGAACCAGCTTCGTGCAACTGGTTTCTTAACCAGTTGGCCTCAATCGCAGCGCGATGCGAGTTGTACTTCAAGGTCTTGATTACTACTGCCAGTCCTAAGCATGTCCAAACTCAGCTTGCTGCCGCCGGCTGCGAAAGCTTGTCCTTGGATATCGCCTCCTCGCAGGTGGGCCCCGGAATCAAAATACCGCCGGTCCCAGCCAGTCACCACTGTCCAGCGCTCGAGCCGTATGCACCTCAACTCAGCGATCTGCTTGGAGCGTGCCAGCCTGACCAGGATCTTTTCCGAATGGTTGTGGACTGGCTTAATCTGAAAGCTTCTCGGTGGAATACAAGGGCGGAAATGGCCGAAGTGGTGACAGCACTGtctcccccatcaccgcGGGTGCTGTTGGGAGCGGTAATGCAGGCTGTGCCCACATTTTTACGGCCGGTTGCTCGCGACATTCTTTGCTGGGTTCGGAACGCGGTCCGGCCTCTGACACCACTTGAATTAGCATCGGCCCTCGAGTTTCAGGGAGCTGACTTGGGATGTCTTAATATCGAGTTGTACATCGCCAAGATCTTCGGACCACTTCTCACGACTCGCCACGGTGAGGTTCACTTCACACAGCCATGGGTTCGGGAGCTTTTGTCAACTTTGGAAAAGACGACCCAATGGTATGCGGCGGCCTCGACAGCAGATGATCACAAAGAAATTGCCAAGGCGTGTCTTCGCTTTTTGCGTCTTCCTGAGACGATCAAGGCATTGTCTCAGAGGTGTGGTGGGGCAAGGGCCTCGGGAGTCTTGCTCACTAGCCGACACGACATTGTCTCCTATGCTGTCACGTTCTGGCCAACACACTACCGCTTGGGATACCTGGCGGCAGACTCATCGGCTTCGGCACCCGAAGACCTCACTTCATTCCTTGGAGATTCGAAAGCCTTGAGAGCGTGGTTCAGTGCTCATGGGTACCTGTTGCCGCCGCACCAGCAACCCCATAGCTCATATCTTTCCGCCTTACCTATAGTCTCGCATTTAGGATTGGAAACACAGGTCGAAAACATGCTTCCCATACATGCCGACCTTCCTACCAGCCTTCAAGAACTAGAGGACGCTTTATGTGAGGCTTCCAGAATGGGTCACAAAAACATTGTGGATTTGCTGCTCAGCAGACCATGGACATTGACGTTGCACGGTGTGGTTGGGGCAATGGAGGCCGCAGCCCTCGCAGCTGAGTATGAGCTAGTAGAGGTGTTGTTCGCGTACGCCAAGAACAAACACAAGGACCAGGCGACATCGCATATGTACCCTCATTCCATCCTTGCTCGACTAGCTTGGGCAGGGAAGGGGAGGCTTCTGGAGTCACTAATGCAAGGTCGCCCATCCGGAGACCCAACAAGTCCAACAGCACCAGCCTCCAAGCTTTTGTGTGCTGTGGCAACCGGTCAGCTCGGCACCATTAAGACTCTTCTCCAACATGGCGAAGACGCGAACTATCAAGATGAAACCCGGCTTTCACGCACACCTTTGCATATGGCATGCCGATCCGGATATGGGGACGCAGTCAGGGCTCTCGTTGCAGATGGCGCCGCGGATATTGATGGTCACAACGGACAGGGCCAGACAGCACTGCAGAAGGCCATCAATCTTGGAAACATTGACGCCACGAAAGCTCTCTTGGACGGTGGCGCAGACATCGCCAGCGTCGAGGCTGAGATACCGCGGACCGATGGCTCTTTTCCGTATCCTGCTTTCTATATGGCTGCTTGCGAGTCTAGCTTCCAATGCATTACGGCGGTGCTGGAACGGGGTGCCAATGCAGATGCCACCACAGATGAGTACACTCCTCTCTGCTATGCAGCCGTCACCGGAAAGCTGGCTTGGGCAAAGCTTCTCCTGGCTCACGGAGCTCGAGTGAATGGATTAGGAAAATGGGTCCCGCTGTGTCAGGCCACCGCGAAAAACACTGGGAAGAATATGGATATGGTCAAACTTCTGCTTGAGCACGGCGCCGATATCAACGCTTCGGGTTCAGCTGACGTTGCTACTCCATTGGAGCGGGCTTCGGAGGCAAACTTGTTGGAAGTCGTCGAGTTCCTCATGGCCAAGGGGGCCGACATTGGGCTTCACGGGGCTGGAAGTACAGCTCTGTCCCGTGCTGCCTCGAAGGGTCATACAAAAATGGTCCGTTATCTTTTGAAAGCGGGATCCAACCCCAATGAGGCCcatccagcagcaacatcatgGAAGGCATTGCACTGggcgcatcatcatcctgaGTGTCTAGAGGTGCTTCTAGATAGCGGTGCCGATATCGACGCCATGTCAAAAGACGGCACAGCAGTATACATTGCGTCGTACAACAACCACCTGGAGTCTGTCAAGCTCCTCATCTCACGTGGAGCCAACCTCGAGTTGACATGCGAGTTCCCAGACTTATGGGACTCGAACTGTACAGCTCTTCTTGGGGCCGCTGGAAAAGGCAACGCTGAAATCGTGCGGGCTCTTCTAGATGCTGGTGCCGACATCACAGCCAGGTCGCCAAGGGACGAGACAGCTCTGCACCTCGCGATTAGCCATGCAAACAGCGAGGCCACAGTTAGGGTCCTTCTCGAGTATACTCCTGATTTGAATGCCCAAGAGTCCTTCTTTCAACACACCGCTCTTCATCGACTCATGTTGGAGGCAACCACGCATCTCAGTATAGCGAAAATTCTAGTCACACGAGGGACGAGCCTTGAAATCCGAAACAAGGGAGGATATACTGTTCTCGATTATGCCATTTACTGGCGCGAGTATGAGGTTGCGAAATACCTCGTCAGGGCAAAGGCCAAAATCAACACCGTCGGCAGTACTTGGGGAGGACCGCTCCATATTGCTTGCTGGCGAATGAATCTTGATATGATCAGGTTTCTTGTGGCGAATGGCGCAGATGCTAACATGATTGATAACTCCCGTGGTGTACCGTTGCTCATAGCCATGACTGAACAtcaagagggagaggatgtgACGCTTGAGATGAAGACAGCTGTCGTCCGTTATTTGATTGAGGAGGCAAAGGCGGACGTGACGGTTCGGGGAGGGATGTATTTCATCACGGTTCTCAACGGAGCATGCATGCAACCTGATGCAGACCTGTTGCAATATATCCTGGACCAGGACACTGTGGATTCCGACATAAATACAGCAGGCTTCAACGGCTGCCGGCCCATCCACTTTGCAACGTATCAGAGTTTGGAGCATGTTTCAAAAGTGTTGGCCAGAGGGGCTGATATCAATGCCTGTGACAAGCTCGGACGAACCACCCTCCACACAGCGGTCGCCAGTGGCAGACCAGATGTTGTCGAAAAAATCTTATCACTGACCGGGAGCCGGTATATCAACGAAACCGATCGAGATGGATGGACACCACTGATGTGGGCGGTGAGGCAGTGTTCACACTGGGGTGTGAAGTCGGATAATCAAGAAGAGATTGTCCGATTATTGCTTGATCACGGCGCCAGCCTGTGGACAACTGGCAGGACATGCCATGAAGAGGGATGGTCAGCGCTGAAGCTGGCTCGCTACTATGGAGCCTCCCAAGAGGTGATTCTACTGCTTACCCCAAAGCAGAGACACTATCTCGATGACAAAGGAGAACCCCAAGTGTGGGACCCGCAGGCACATCGTTCCCGCAGGGCAAAAAGACAAAATGGCTTCTGCGACTTGTGTCTATAT ACCCTCTGGGGCTCGGGGTACGCCAACGGACGGCTGTGGCTTTGCGCCAAGTGCTACACCTATCAGAATGAGTTTTTCCCCGAACTGAAGGACTGGAAACCGGCGAACGATGGTGAAGAGTTTGATCCTGACGCGCCGGAagaacaggaggaggaggcagaacCAGCGGTGGGTGAGATTGGCGAGCCGTCGCCAGGGCAGGTGAAGCAAGTACAGACCACGGAGGCGGATTATTGGTCTGATTCGGATTCGGATTAG